CCATGCCACATACGATCACTTTACCGTTGTTACAGTCAAGAATTGCTTGGACTGCACCTGCAAAGTCATCAGTGAGTTTGTCTGAGAGGGCTGCGATTTCTTCCGCTTCAATTTTGAAGACTCTTTTTCCCGCAGCCAATATTTTTTCGTTAGTGTTCATCAGTGTTATATATTTTGATAGTATGGATGTCTCAGAGGTTCATAATATTATCTTTGAACAGCCTGATGGAAATAGCCAGCAAAATAATGCCGAAGATTTTTCTTAAAACTCCTGTACCATTGTCACCAAGCTTTGATTGTATCCATTTGGACCCTTTCAAAACAGCATATACTAATACAAGGTTCAGGATAATACCGATGAGGATATTGAACTGACCATAGGCAGCTTTAAGTGAAAGGATTGTGGTCAGTGAACCAGCTCCTGCAATTAGAGGAAAGGCTAACGGCACAATTGATCCACTTGTTGAGTTAGGATCTTCCTTGAAGATGGTAATACCTAGAATCATTTCAAGTCCCAAGAAAAAGATGACCAATGCACCAGCTACTGCAAACGAGGCTACATCAATACCTAATAACCCTAGCAGTTTTTCACCAACAAATAGGAAGGCTATCATGATAACCCCAGCTACAAGTGTTGCTTTTTCTGACTCAATATGTCCTTCTTTTGCACGAAGGTTAATGATGATCGGAATATTTCCCATCATATCAATCACTGAGAAAAGAATCAGTGATACGGATACAATCTCTTTAAAATCAAACATAACTGTGAAACGTTTCCTATAATACGTCTTCTATTGAGGACGTCTTCAGGGTTTTAACATAAAAAAAATGCACACTCTGAAGGGGGCTTTCCCAACAGAGGTGCAATTATAACAGTTTGAATACTTTTTATATAAAATTGAACGTAAAATACACGTTAACAGCAGAAGACTTTATTCCCCAAGCCTGAACGTAATCTGCTGTTTAATGATTTGGTACAGTTTGACGGGAAGAAATGTTCGCCAATTGGCAATGTCCAGACTGCCTCCCCAGTTGATGTACCAGTCAATATTGTAATGTGACATTTCATCCAGTACAAAATCTCTGAAATTGATAGCCACAACCCAACCGTCTTCTACATCTTCAAACCACTCTTCGTAGTAACACTCGTCAGAACCGTGAAAGTTAAGTATGTTTTCTCCAATCAGGATAAACTTGTTGATGCCCTTATTTATCATCAGGTCAATCACGTTCCTCTTGAGGTACATTACATCATTGTAGAGTGTGTCATTCCATTCTCCCAGTAATTCGATGATGGCAAACCCTTCACCGTAATGGACATAGAGAATCTTAATGTACAAAGTCTCGGATCCTATATTGTCCCACATCGGGTGGATATAGTAACCGTAAATCTCCTGAGTATAATGTGTGATGATGTATTCTCTGCCATAAAAAGGGGAGTATTCATCATTGCTTGCCACATAATACTTTTCCCATCCATAATAAGGTTCTATATCGTGCATGACAATGAAATAAAATTGGAAGTACCACAAGCAATGACTGGGCATTTGTTATGCCTCAGTCGGCAGCACTTCCAATCTGAATTTTTGTCTTTTATTTTAATATTGATCAAATATCTCTTCTCCTTCCAGTAACGCTATTGTAGTACGCCTGTTTAGCTGATGTTCTTCTTCAGTTTGGGCATTATAGATTACTGGTTGTTCTTCTCCGTATCCGCGTGGTACCAAGCGGCTAGCATCAATTCCTCTGTAAGTGAGGTATTCCACAGCAGATTCGGCCCTTTTCTGTGACAGCTTCTGGTTGTAGCGGTCACCACCTCTGTCGTCAGTATGTGAACCCAGTTCAATCTTCACCTCAGGGTGTTGGCGAAGGAACTGTACCAATTTGTCGAGCTCCTTGGCGGCATCTGAACGAATATCCCATTTGTCAAAATCATAGTAGATATTGTTCAGAGTGATTTCACCTTCACGTATTAACTCCTCATAGAAGTCTTTTGTTAGGTCAACCTTTGTTTCAAGTACAATATCGACAATCTTCTCAGGACGGTCTTTTACATCTTCCTGTTCTACCTCCTTATCAGCTGTGGTATAGGATGTAGTATCCTTAAGGTAGTTAACCTTGTCAGATACAATTTCATATTCAGGTCCCATTACGAGCTGTGGGGTAAAACGGAAATATCCTTTTTCATCCGAAGTAACTTCATCGATAATTTTACCACCTTCATCTACTAGCTGTAAACTGACATTGGCTAAAATCACTTCAGTTGTGTCTTTCTTTTCTACTGCTGTACCAGCAAGGAAGTACCTAATAGGTTTGAGGAGTGGAGTACGGTCTTCAAAGAAATAGATGTCGTCATTGCCTTTGGCCATATCACTTTCTCTATTCGATGTAAATACACCGTTTTTCTTATCCTTGAAACTGATGCCGAAATCGTCTGCAGGAGAGTTGAATGGCGCCCCCATATTCTTGACAGAGATCTTACCATCTTTACGGGTAGCGACAAATAAATCCAATCCTCCTAAACCTGGTAAACCATCAGAAGAGTAATAAAGTTTGCCATCCTTGCTAACGTAAGGGAACATCTCATTACCTCTTGAATTGATCTTGCTACCCATATTACGGACATTGCCCCATTCTCCTTTATAGTCTTTGGTTGCACGGTAAATATCGACCCCTCCGTAGCCTCCTGGACGATTGGAAGCGAAGTAAAGCGTTTCACCATTTGGCGAAAGAGCCGGACAAGCATCCCATTGATCAGGCAAGCTGATAGGAATTAATACAGGGTCAGACCAAGCATCTCCATTCCAAACAGACTCATAAAGGTTTACTTCCTTATACTCTTCTTTCCGTTTAGCAGAACTGCTTCGTGCAAATATCATGGTTTTACCATCCTTGCTGAATGTGGCAGAAGCCTCATGTAAGCCAGGGGTGTTGACAAGTGAATCCAAGTAAATGGAAGTACCGGCACAACTGTCTGGAGATTCCATGTAATTGTACAGGTATAGGTCTGTATAGCCTCCACCAGTACCTTCATAAATGATATCAGTGTCTCGTGCTGCGGTATAAACCAATTGGTCGTTCCAGTAGATTGGTGAGTATTCTGCTTGTGAAGTATTAAGGGAAGCGCAGTTGTTGATAAAGATAAAAGGGTCAGGCTCTTGGAGTTTTTTGATTTCTTCTATGGCTTTGACTTCGGTTCGAGCCAGGCGTTGAAGGTCAAAATTCTGTCCTTCACGGATGTATTCGTTGAACAGGTTGACAGCTTTGTCGTATTCACCTTTCTGTTTCAGACCCATTGCGTAATAGTATTTCACGCCATCGGGAACATATCCTAGGTCTTTTGCTTGCTTATAGTAGGGCATAGCTTCTACAAGCCTATTGGAAAGGCGGTAGGATTCTCCCATTCTGTAATAGGCAATTTTCTGCTTGCTTTCAGGCAAGGAGCCTTTTTTCAGGATGTCATCATAGATGTTGATTGCGGTATTGTATTCTCCTCGTTCAAAGCGTCTATCAGCTGATTGTAGGGCTGATCTACAGCCGACCATGGCAACCAAGCCAATCAGTAAGAGCAGCGCACTGGTTTGTCTCATATTTTAGCAAGTCTTTGATGGTAGGAATATCAAGTTAAAAAAGCCTTTGTGGATTCAGTTGATAAGCTTTTTGAAAGTCGGACTATCGTCTTGCTATGGCAGTAGTCTTCATTGTATGACTTCTCTTAACTCTCTCCGAACAGTTTTTGGGGTGTTTGATATATGGTGTTCATCAGTAGTTAGGAAGCCTTTTGGTGCTGAACACTTCAGGCTTTTTACAATTTAATAAGTTCCATGATTTTTCTAAATGGTTGATAAAGGTTTCGTGCACCTTCTCTAAATATTCAATTTTAGAGAAGGTGCCATAACCAGTTACAGAGACCATTCTCCTTTAAATACCATCTGTGCAGGACCGATCAAAAATACATTACTGTATTGCTCACCTTCTTTGTCGAAAGAGACTTGAAGCTGACCGCCCATCACTTTGACAGCAACAGGGCTGCTGGCACCTTGTAGGCTTGCCGCAATTGCACAAGCTGTAACGCCAGTACCACATGAGAGTGTTTCGTCCTCTACACCTCTTTCGTATGTACGAACTGTCAGTGATTGAGGCGCTGTTTGCTCTACGAAGTTGACATTGGTTCCTGTAGCCTTGAAACGGTCATTGTAACGGATATTTCGACCTTCCTTAAAGACATCCAGTTCCATTACCTCAGGTAAAAACTGAACATAGTGTGGAGACCCAGTATCCATAAAGAAATAATCATCCCCTTGCTCAATTTCAGCAGGAGCATTCATTTTGAGGTGTACGAGTCCGTCTTCAATAAAAGCTTCATGTAGTCCATCCGCTGCCCAGAAAGTTGTGCTGTTATTGAATAATCCTAAGAAGTGAGCAAAGTGTACTGTACATCTTCCGCCATTTCCACACATGGACCCGACTTTTCCGTCAGCATTGAAATATACCATTTCAAAATCATGCTCAGTATGATTTCTGAGTAAAATTAATCCATCTGCACCTACACCAAATCGGCGATGACAAAGCAACTCTACCAACTTTTGGTCATTGATATCAAACTGTTCGTTGCGGTCATCAATCATGACAAAGTCATTTCCAGTGCCTTGGTATTTATAGAATGTTAATTTCATTTTATGAACTAGTGATTAAGTGTCGAATTCAGTAGTTTATTGAACTGTTAAAGCCCTATCTTTGCCCTGTAATGTTGGTAAGAAACTTGCTTCATTCCAGATAACAAAAATATACTTGTACTTTTGTAACTGCAAAACTTTAAAAAGTCCTATTGTTGTTACACTCGTTAATCAATGAACTGTACGAAATTGCAGGAAAACCTTTTTTGAATGAAAATATTACTGATTGCATTCTTTC
This portion of the Limibacter armeniacum genome encodes:
- a CDS encoding MarC family protein, whose protein sequence is MFDFKEIVSVSLILFSVIDMMGNIPIIINLRAKEGHIESEKATLVAGVIMIAFLFVGEKLLGLLGIDVASFAVAGALVIFFLGLEMILGITIFKEDPNSTSGSIVPLAFPLIAGAGSLTTILSLKAAYGQFNILIGIILNLVLVYAVLKGSKWIQSKLGDNGTGVLRKIFGIILLAISIRLFKDNIMNL
- a CDS encoding OmpA family protein, producing the protein MRQTSALLLLIGLVAMVGCRSALQSADRRFERGEYNTAINIYDDILKKGSLPESKQKIAYYRMGESYRLSNRLVEAMPYYKQAKDLGYVPDGVKYYYAMGLKQKGEYDKAVNLFNEYIREGQNFDLQRLARTEVKAIEEIKKLQEPDPFIFINNCASLNTSQAEYSPIYWNDQLVYTAARDTDIIYEGTGGGYTDLYLYNYMESPDSCAGTSIYLDSLVNTPGLHEASATFSKDGKTMIFARSSSAKRKEEYKEVNLYESVWNGDAWSDPVLIPISLPDQWDACPALSPNGETLYFASNRPGGYGGVDIYRATKDYKGEWGNVRNMGSKINSRGNEMFPYVSKDGKLYYSSDGLPGLGGLDLFVATRKDGKISVKNMGAPFNSPADDFGISFKDKKNGVFTSNRESDMAKGNDDIYFFEDRTPLLKPIRYFLAGTAVEKKDTTEVILANVSLQLVDEGGKIIDEVTSDEKGYFRFTPQLVMGPEYEIVSDKVNYLKDTTSYTTADKEVEQEDVKDRPEKIVDIVLETKVDLTKDFYEELIREGEITLNNIYYDFDKWDIRSDAAKELDKLVQFLRQHPEVKIELGSHTDDRGGDRYNQKLSQKRAESAVEYLTYRGIDASRLVPRGYGEEQPVIYNAQTEEEHQLNRRTTIALLEGEEIFDQY
- the dapF gene encoding diaminopimelate epimerase; amino-acid sequence: MKLTFYKYQGTGNDFVMIDDRNEQFDINDQKLVELLCHRRFGVGADGLILLRNHTEHDFEMVYFNADGKVGSMCGNGGRCTVHFAHFLGLFNNSTTFWAADGLHEAFIEDGLVHLKMNAPAEIEQGDDYFFMDTGSPHYVQFLPEVMELDVFKEGRNIRYNDRFKATGTNVNFVEQTAPQSLTVRTYERGVEDETLSCGTGVTACAIAASLQGASSPVAVKVMGGQLQVSFDKEGEQYSNVFLIGPAQMVFKGEWSL